The Quercus lobata isolate SW786 chromosome 4, ValleyOak3.0 Primary Assembly, whole genome shotgun sequence genome segment CAAAACACCATTGGCAAAACAAGCTTGGATTCATTGCGACAAAATGGTTGCTTCATGGATCCTCAATTCTGTTTCTCAAGAAATTGCTACAAGTATAGTCTATAAGGACACTGCTCATGAAATCTGGAACGACCTTAGGGAAAGATTTTCACAAGCAAATGGAGCACGAGTTTTTCAATTACAGAAGGATATTGCTGGAATTACGCAAGGTCAATCATCAATTAAATCATATTTCACTCAATTGAATGTGCTCTGGGATCAATTGCAAAAATTTCGACCTTTTCCAATGTGTTCTTGTGGATTTTGCACTTGCAACTTAGGTCAGAAACTCAATGATCTTCAGCATCAAGATTTAGTGATGCAATTCTTAATGGGTCTTAATGACTCCTATTCTCAAGTTAGGGCACAAATTTTGTTGATGGATCCTCTCCCACCCATCAACGAAGTGCACACTTTGCTAATTCAAGAAGAAAGGCGTTGTAGTGTGGGAAACAATTCAAGTCCTCATGTGGAATCATCAACCCTAGTTACTAAGGTATCTTCTTCTTCaggaaacaaaaataacaagaaCTCTAAGGGGAAAGAAAGTCCCACTTGCAATCATTGTGGAATGAATGGTCACACTGTTGAAAAGAATTCTAGTTCTGCGTCTACTTCATTTACATTCACTCAGGAGCAATGTCAACTATTCTTGGCTATGTTGGGAACTCAGATTCAGTCAAGCAATTTTGCTTTCACTAATAATGAAACTCACATGACCAACAATGTAATTCAGCTAGCCGCTCACTCCACTTCTATGGCaggtaatttttcttctttgcagAACTTTCATAGTCCTGATTTCAGTTGTAATTTGAGGCATTCgatattttctgaaaaaaaagaaaaaggaagtggTTAGTAGACATGCATATGAGGGAGATACATGGGTTGTGGATACCGGGGCTACAAATAACATTGTGCATTCTGTAGCTCTACTTACCACTATCACATTTGTTAAGCAGTGTGTTGTGAACTTCCAAATGGTGAAATAGCTATGTTAACTCTCATAGGATCTGTTAGAATTTCAGTCCACCTTTTCCTTGAAAATGTCCTACGTGTGCCTacattttccttcaatttattATATCTTAGTCCACTTACTCAAAAACTCCTATGTTGTCTTGTCAAACTATCAAATTTCTGCTTCATATAGGACCTTATATACTGGAGGCCGATTGATGTGGGTGAGGTTCATAATGGATTCCACTTGCTGACAAATAGACTTACCGACAAAGGCTTTGagctttattaattttcaaCACTTCTCTCCAAGGTGGTTGTGATCAATACTTTTTTTGATTTAGTGGTTGTGATCAGTATCCATGCTCCCCTAGtccatcttgagggggagtgtcaAAGAATTGAAACAATGGAATAAGCACTTTGTTTCTTGTCTAGTCTGCAGAAACGACAGTAGTTTCCTATgctacaattttatttttatttttatttttaaagtagtTATTGTGCTTGTCGCGTGCTTGTCCATGTACAACTATCATATTGTAATTAGCAAATAGGATTTGTACTCTTTGAGTATAATAACAGAGTTATAACTTCTTTTGATTATTAATGAGAATTAGATATTTTCTCATCAGATTTCGATATTTTTGGTTGCAGAATTTGTAGCCAACAACTCAGAACTTGGCAGTCCAACAGAAGAAAGAATTCCATCACTCGTAGAGTACTCATTTACCCCATCAGCCAAGTTGGACTCTGTTAGTTCTGTATTGAATAGAACAAATCCAATTCCAGCCAACAACTCTGACACTGATGCTAATGGAGCAAGAAGTCCTTCCATTTCGTTACTCTTCCCACCTGCCATGTCTGAATTTGAAACAGATGAGAGTTGTTCAGACTCAAATGAAACACGATTCTCTTATTCGATACCGTCATACTTCCCACCAGGTAGGTCTGAAACAGAGAGTAGTTCTGAAGATTTTGGAATAATTCCAACTTATCCTTCCATATCAGCAAGCCCTAGACACACAACAACCTTCATTTGTGGATGTGGCTGATCAAATTTTGCAAAGGAATAATGACCCTGAGATTGCAATATTCTTCACAACCAGTTGGATGATCTGGAATAAGCGGAATGAGGCTCTCTTTGGCACTCCTCGTCCTGATCTCTCTTTTCTAGCCAGGTCTGCTGCAGCTTATGCTATAGAATATTTGGAATCTACTTATGGATGTTTGTCTTGAGTTTGTAagatagttttgtttttttggctttCCTTGTTGTAATCTTTCTTTTAGCTGCTGTCTTTGGTAGGGGTAGGGAAAGCTGAGTAGCTAGTTCAGGTTTCTTTGGCTTTCTCTGTTGCTGTCTTGcttttgtacattttttttctttctttgaataaATTTCTGCCGAttactctcaaaaaaaaaaaaaaaaagagattcttAAGCCGAAAAGCAGTAATAGTTCAAAATCTAACGGAACACCTCCAAATTTCTCTCATTCCAAAAACAAATCCATATTGTCATTATTTTCTGCAGCCAAGTCACTAGCCAACAGTTCCAAAAGACCTAGACGCACAATCCTAACAACAAGATTCCAAGGCTTGATGGAAATTATAGATAGGGaaatttttcctttgaaaatgCTACTTGAAGCCACTAACAACTTCTCAGAAGGTTGCAAGATTGAAACAAATGACTTTGGCTCACTGTACCGTGCCATTTTAGATGATGGCCGAGAAGTGGCTATTAAGCGTGCTGAAATTTCAATGTCTAAGCTCAGTGACGATGACTTCCTAAGTAAATGCCTTGCTTTGTCCCTCATTAATCACCAGAATGTTGTTCGCTTATTGGGATTTTGTGAAGATGGTAAGGAGCGCTTATTGGTCTACGAGCACATGGAATATGGTACCCTTTCTGACCATCTTCACAATCCTAAAACTACTTCTCTAATGTCATGGGCTGCCCGGGTTAAAGTGGCACTAGAAATAGCCGGGGGCATTGAATACCTACACGTGTATGCAGTACCACCAATCATACACCGCAATATCAAGCCGTCTAACATATTTCTAGATGCCACGTTGACTGCTAAGTTGTCTAATTTCAACTTATCTGTGGAAGCCCCTGTGGACGATTGGTCTGGTTATGAATGTGAATGGGTGGTGGGCACTTTTGGGTACATGGCACCTGAGTATGCATTTAATGGCAGTTTGACAACTAAAATCGACATGTACGACTTTGGAGTAGTATTGCTAGAAATGTTGTCCGGGCGCAAGGCatttaatttaaatgaaaatattgagGAATGGTTTGTAGTTAAATTTGTAGAGCCATACATTGCCCAAAAGGAAATTCACAAGATTTTGGACCCAAAAGTACCACCACCTACCCCATTAGAAATGGAGGCACTGGTAGATGTTGTGTCCTTAGCATTGGATTGTATAagtgaaaaaattgtaattcgCCCCTCAATGACTGAGCTTGCAAACATCCTACAAAGTGCCTTGGAAGGGATTTTGGAAGGCAAGGTAATTGCTGACAATTTAATTGCATGCAATTGTGAATCAATGAGATGATGTGGAAAGTGAATCGAGAGAGACTGGCAGAATATCTTAAGAGAGCGACTCCCTACTGAGGGATATAGGAAAGTTTTTAGGAATAATTGTAATAGcaaaatctatttattttgtgttttttattttttataaataaatctatCTGTTGTTGCTATTCAAATTTTACATATCAGGTTTATTAGTCAAGCCAATTCACTGTTGTTTGCTTGTTGGTATTTGTCGGTTGATCATGTTATTCATTACCCTAGGaaagtt includes the following:
- the LOC115987733 gene encoding uncharacterized protein LOC115987733, which codes for MRMALIAKNKLEFIDGTLTLSSPMVKTPLAKQAWIHCDKMVASWILNSVSQEIATSIVYKDTAHEIWNDLRERFSQANGARVFQLQKDIAGITQGQSSIKSYFTQLNVLWDQLQKFRPFPMCSCGFCTCNLGQKLNDLQHQDLVMQFLMGLNDSYSQVRAQILLMDPLPPINEVHTLLIQEERRCSVGNNSSPHVESSTLVTKVSSSSGNKNNKNSKGKESPTCNHCGMNGHTVEKNSSSASTSFTFTQEQCQLFLAMLGTQIQSSNFAFTNNETHMTNNVIQLAAHSTSMAEFVANNSELGSPTEERIPSLVEYSFTPSAKLDSVSSVLNRTNPIPANNSDTDANGARSPSISLLFPPAMSEFETDESCSDSNETRFSYSIPSYFPPGRSETESSSEDFGIIPTYPSISASPRHTTTFICGCG